TCAGCGCCACGTCCGGATGGTCGCCCTCGAACAGCCGGCGACGCATGGCCAGGGCCTGTTCATAGAGCGGCTCGGCCTCGCCCGCCCGGCCCAGCGCCTGCCGTACGGCCGCGAGGTTGTTCAGGCTCAGCGTCACGTCGGCGTGGTCGCCCTCGTGCATGTGGCGGCGGATGTCCAGCGAGCGTGCCAGCAAACTTTCGGCCTCATGTAGCGCCGCGCCGTGGTCGGTATTTCCACGCCCGCGCAGCAACGCGACCGCGAGATTGTTCAGCACGGCCGGGTCGCCCTCACGCACGGCCAGCGCCGCCCGGTACGCCGGGATCGCCTGGTCGAACCTTCCAGCGTTGAAGTGCCGATCACCCCGCGCCCGCTCGAATAGGAAGTCCTCGTCGGCACGCTTGGTGTCGCGCTGCGCGAGCACCTCCTCCTCCAGTTCGCCAGCCAACGCGTCGTCGCCCTCCGCGACCGCGATGCGGTAGCGCGTCAGCGCATTGGCGAAGGGCTTGGCGGCGTCGAGGATGGCACGGTCCTGCGGGCTCAGCGGCGGGGGCCCGGGCGGCGCGTCGTCGCCGGCGGGGAGCCTGCGCACTTCGGATTCACGCTCTTCCAGCAGCGCCAGCGCCCGGTCGAGCTTCTCGCCCTGCTCGGCCAGCATCTCGTCCTGCCGATCGAAGCGCGCCATGATGCGATGCTCGAGATCGCCGAACGCGCTGGCAAGCGCGGCGGACGGCGGCTCGGCGACCGGCCCACCAACCGCGTGCATCGCCTGCCCGGGTACCAACTCCATGAACCAGGCCGCGCTCAGTCCCAGGAGGCCACGCCATGCCCATCGCGGTCCCGCGGCCTTGTCGAGCGGGACCTTGCGCACGCCCATGTCAGGATGCAATCGCAGCAACTCCACCGAAGCGATCGCACCCAGCAGCGCGAGCGCGGCGAACAGGGTCCAGGGCAGCGTGGCCGGCCACAGCACCGCCACGAGTGAAACGAGCAACAGCAATACCCACAGCCCCACGCGCACGATCGGGCCCTGCACGAAGTGGGCCCCGTGCCG
This is a stretch of genomic DNA from Phycisphaerales bacterium. It encodes these proteins:
- a CDS encoding tetratricopeptide repeat protein — translated: MARNRTGHARRRSHVATGLMAVVGTGVVIGLGLGYSERPVGLCVLAIAGLIVVLLCLTVLRTPLALLFSTLAGRHGAHFVQGPIVRVGLWVLLLLVSLVAVLWPATLPWTLFAALALLGAIASVELLRLHPDMGVRKVPLDKAAGPRWAWRGLLGLSAAWFMELVPGQAMHAVGGPVAEPPSAALASAFGDLEHRIMARFDRQDEMLAEQGEKLDRALALLEERESEVRRLPAGDDAPPGPPPLSPQDRAILDAAKPFANALTRYRIAVAEGDDALAGELEEEVLAQRDTKRADEDFLFERARGDRHFNAGRFDQAIPAYRAALAVREGDPAVLNNLAVALLRGRGNTDHGAALHEAESLLARSLDIRRHMHEGDHADVTLSLNNLAAVRQALGRAGEAEPLYEQALAMRRRLFEGDHPDVALSLNNLAFVRQALGRGGEAEPLYEQALAIQLRLFEGDHPDVAMSINNLAGVREAMGRAVEAEPLCEEDLDMRRRLIEGDDPDVASSLNNLASVRESLGRAGEAEPLYAEALAMYRRLFEGDH